A single genomic interval of Dysidea avara chromosome 8, odDysAvar1.4, whole genome shotgun sequence harbors:
- the LOC136264947 gene encoding uncharacterized protein, whose product MAATNKDVVLVVSLVLSLVSLVLLFGVTWYFQSSLDLLQQQVEYDRELLLTLQEQVSVRLKGNVDPGLPGPKGEDGTKGDTGLRGDPGDRRPRGVIGYTIMRHWVTWAKGKAGLPEPRGLKGEMGHQGMKRHKGGKGSNGLSGPTGLTGPAEQKSVKGERNGVLYSSRTGGSNWNQGSASNPQCLPLDPIFLTPISGAQHRGLMYGAEYYTIPTFTFIDTTFRTVIGSAAKHNGPTFYFVEGRCGSLPCPPYDNTRELSCAVCTK is encoded by the exons aTGGCTGCTACCAACAAGGATGTTGTGTTGGTAGTTAGTTTAGTACTATCACTAGTTAGTCTAGTTCTACTGTTTGGTGTGACTTGGTACTTCCAGTCATCACTGGATCTACTACAACAACAAGTAGAGTATGATAGGGAACTGTTGTTGACGTTACAGGAACAAGTCAGTGTGAGGCTAAAGGGAAATGT AGACCCAGGATTGCCAGGACCAAAAGGAGAGGATGGCACAAAAGGAGACACTGGACTAAGAGGGGACCCTGGTGATAGGAGACCAAGAGGAGTAATAGGTTACACTATCAT GAGACACTGGGTTACCTGGGCCAAAGGTAAAGCTGGCTTACCTGAACCAAGAGGACTGAAAGGAGAAATGGGACATCAAGGAATGAAAAGACATAAAGGAGGGAAGGGTAGTAATGGTTTATCAGGACCAACAGGACTGACTGGTCCAGCAGAACAGAAAAGTGTAAAAGGAGAGAGGAATGGTGTAT TGTATAGCAGCAGAACTGGTGGATCAAACTGGAATCAAGGTAGTGCTAGCAATCCTCAATGTTTACCATTGGATCCCATATTCCTAACTCCAATCAGTGGAGCACAGCACAGAGGTTTGATGTATGGAGCTGAATATTACACTATACCAACA TTTACTTTCATAGACACTACTTTCAGAACAGTGATTGGTTCAGCAGCAAAACATAATGGTCCAACATTCTACTTTGTGGAGGGTAGATGTGGATCACTTCCTTGTCCTCCATATGATAATACCAGAGAATTATCATGTGCAGTTTGTACCAAGTGA
- the LOC136264948 gene encoding short-chain collagen C4-like gives MAEKELLDQEETQLSYHIGDTGLHGPTGQLGIKGAKGDKGSPGSTQLTSKGMKGEMGNDGLPGPMGSKGEQGEPGPRGLKGYIGYTGPKGAKGQKGVKGDKEERNGGIVHVRWGYDQCPSTAQLVYSGRAGGSNWNQGGASNPQCLPVDPNFLKSISGHQEYRALMYGAEYNTRTYTNSHLHGRHNHDVPCAVCYATQRSTVYMLPAKYTCPSGWTREYYGYLMAELHSHHPSQFTCMDNAFKSVIGTAANHNGMRLSFVEGRCGSLPCPPYDKTRELSCAVCTK, from the exons ATGGCAGAAAAGGAGCTACTGGACCAAGAGGAGACCCAG TTATCATATCATATAGGAGACACTGGATTACATGGACCAACAGGACAACTTGGAATAAAAGGAGCCAAGGGTGATAAAG GAAGTCCTGGATCAACACAACTGACATCTAAAGGAATGAAAGGAGAAATGGGTAATGATGGCTTACCAGGACCAATGGGTTCTAAAGGAGAACAAGGAGAACCTGGACCAAGAGGACTGAAAGGATACATTGGATATACTGGTCCTAAAGGAGCTAAAGGACAGAAAGGTGTGAAAGGTGACAAAGAAGAGAGGAATGGAGGAATTGTGCATGTAAGATGGGGATATGATCAGTGTCCATCAACGGCACAATTGGTGTATAGTGGAAGAGCTGGTGGATCAAACTGGAATCAAGGTGGTGCTAGTAATCCACAATGCCTACCAGTAGACCCAAACTTTCTTAAGTCAATTAGTGGGCACCAAGAATACAGGGCTTTAATGTATGGAGCGGAATATAACACAAGAACTTATACTAACAGTCATCTTCATGGTAGACATAATCACGATGTACCATGTGCAGTTTGTTATGCCACACAACGTTCTACAGTCTACATGCTCCCTGCCAAGTACACTTGTCCTAGTGGATGGACCAGAGAATACTATGGGTATTTGATGGCTGAATTACATAGTCATCATCCTTCTCAGTTTACATGTATGGATAATGCATTTAAGTCAGTAATCGGAACAGCAGCAAATCACAATGGCATGCGATTATCATTTGTAGAGGGAAGATGTGGATCACTTCCTTGTCCTCCATATGATAAAACCAGAGAATTGTCATGTGCAGTTTGTACCAAGTGA
- the LOC136263634 gene encoding short-chain collagen C4-like isoform X1, translated as MAVTNKDVVLVVSLVLSLVSLVLLFGVTWYFQSSLDLLQQQVEYDRELLLKLQEQVNPQIGFNYDNTINTHHDVKRQSGNDCQCKDGTPGPIGPPGKKGDQGTPGVSGPKGDTGPRGDPGDRGPRGLIGDPGLSGPKGDVGDPGPRGDPGDRGPRGLIGDTGLRGPIGQPGEPGMKGAKGDQGDKGDPGPRGTTQLTSQGMKGEKGNDGLPGPMGPKGVQGPSGYPGEEGKPGPKGLKGEMGYQGMKGDKGEKGSSGLKGLTGPKGATGQNGVKGDKEERNGGTVYVRWGHDQCPSTAQLVYSGNAGGAHTRHGGASNPQCLPLDPKSLTQISGTASRAYMYGAEYNTKPHSDSYLDGVEDTDVPCAVCYVTQHSTVYMVPAKYTCPSGWTREYYGYLMSERYSHHPSQFTCIDVAFKSIVGSSANHDGMRFYFVEGRCGSLPCPPYDNTRELSCAVCTK; from the exons aTGGCTGTTACCAACAAGGATGTTGTGTTGGTAGTTAGTTTAGTACTATCATTAGTTAGTCTAGTTCTACTGTTTGGTGTGACTTGGTACTTCCAGTCATCACTGGATCTACTACAACAACAAGTAGAGTATGACAGGGAACTGTTGTTGAAGTTACAGGAACAAGTCAAT CCACAGATAGGATTCAACTATGATAACACCATTAATACTCATCATGATGTGAAGAGACAGTCAGGAAATGATTGTCAGTGTAAAGATGGTACACCAGGTCCCATTGGTCCTCCTGGTAAAAAAGGAGATCAGGGAACACCTGGAGTATCAGGACCAAAAGGAGATACTGGACCAAGAGGAGACCCTGGTGATAGGGGACCAAGAGGATTAATAG GAGATCCAGGATTATCAGGACCAAAAGGAGATGTAGGAGACCCTGGACCAAGAGGAGACCCTGGTGATAGGGGACCAAGAGGATTAATAG gagacactGGATTACGTGGACCAATAGGACAACCTGGTGAACCTGGAATGAAAGGAGCCAAGGGTGATCAAG GAGACAAGGGAGATCCTGGACCAAGAGGAACAACACAACTGACATCTCAAGGAATGAAAGGAGAAAAGGGTAATGATGGCTTACCAGGACCAATGGGTCCTAAAGGAGTACAAG GACCAAGTGGGTATCCTGGTGAGGAAGGAAAACCTGGACCAAAAGGACTGAAAGGAGAAATGGGATATCAAGGAATGAAAGGAGATAAAGGAGAGAAGGGTAGTAGTGGATTAAAAGGACTAACTGGGCCTAAAGGAGCTACAGGACAGAATGGTGTGAAAGGCGACAAAGAGGAGAGGAATGGAGGAACTGTGTATGTAAGATGGGGACATGACCAGTGTCCATCAACTGCACAATTGGTGTATAGTGGAAATGCTGGTGGAGCTCACACACGTCATGGTGGTGCTAGTAATCCACAATGTCTACCACTGGACCCCAAATCTCTCACTCAAATTAGTGGTACAGCATCTAGAGCATATATGTATGGAGCTGAATACAACACAAAACCACACAGCGACAGTTACCTCGATGGAGTTGAAGACACAGATGTACCATGTGCTGTTTGTTATGTCACTCAACATTCTACAGTCTACATGGTGCCTGCCAAGTACACTTGTCCTAGTGGATGGACCAGAGAATACTATGGATACCTAATGTCTGAACGTTACAGTCATCATCCATCGCAGTTCACTTGTATTGATGTGGCATTTAAGTCAATAGTTGGATCATCAGCAAATCATGATGGCATGAGGTTTTACTTTGTGGAGGGAAGATGTGGATCACTTCCTTGTCCTCCATATGATAACACCAGAGAATTATCATGTGCAGTTTGTACCAAGTGA
- the LOC136263634 gene encoding short-chain collagen C4-like isoform X2, protein MAVTNKDVVLVVSLVLSLVSLVLLFGVTWYFQSSLDLLQQQVEYDRELLLKLQEQVNIGFNYDNTINTHHDVKRQSGNDCQCKDGTPGPIGPPGKKGDQGTPGVSGPKGDTGPRGDPGDRGPRGLIGDPGLSGPKGDVGDPGPRGDPGDRGPRGLIGDTGLRGPIGQPGEPGMKGAKGDQGDKGDPGPRGTTQLTSQGMKGEKGNDGLPGPMGPKGVQGPSGYPGEEGKPGPKGLKGEMGYQGMKGDKGEKGSSGLKGLTGPKGATGQNGVKGDKEERNGGTVYVRWGHDQCPSTAQLVYSGNAGGAHTRHGGASNPQCLPLDPKSLTQISGTASRAYMYGAEYNTKPHSDSYLDGVEDTDVPCAVCYVTQHSTVYMVPAKYTCPSGWTREYYGYLMSERYSHHPSQFTCIDVAFKSIVGSSANHDGMRFYFVEGRCGSLPCPPYDNTRELSCAVCTK, encoded by the exons aTGGCTGTTACCAACAAGGATGTTGTGTTGGTAGTTAGTTTAGTACTATCATTAGTTAGTCTAGTTCTACTGTTTGGTGTGACTTGGTACTTCCAGTCATCACTGGATCTACTACAACAACAAGTAGAGTATGACAGGGAACTGTTGTTGAAGTTACAGGAACAAGTCAAT ATAGGATTCAACTATGATAACACCATTAATACTCATCATGATGTGAAGAGACAGTCAGGAAATGATTGTCAGTGTAAAGATGGTACACCAGGTCCCATTGGTCCTCCTGGTAAAAAAGGAGATCAGGGAACACCTGGAGTATCAGGACCAAAAGGAGATACTGGACCAAGAGGAGACCCTGGTGATAGGGGACCAAGAGGATTAATAG GAGATCCAGGATTATCAGGACCAAAAGGAGATGTAGGAGACCCTGGACCAAGAGGAGACCCTGGTGATAGGGGACCAAGAGGATTAATAG gagacactGGATTACGTGGACCAATAGGACAACCTGGTGAACCTGGAATGAAAGGAGCCAAGGGTGATCAAG GAGACAAGGGAGATCCTGGACCAAGAGGAACAACACAACTGACATCTCAAGGAATGAAAGGAGAAAAGGGTAATGATGGCTTACCAGGACCAATGGGTCCTAAAGGAGTACAAG GACCAAGTGGGTATCCTGGTGAGGAAGGAAAACCTGGACCAAAAGGACTGAAAGGAGAAATGGGATATCAAGGAATGAAAGGAGATAAAGGAGAGAAGGGTAGTAGTGGATTAAAAGGACTAACTGGGCCTAAAGGAGCTACAGGACAGAATGGTGTGAAAGGCGACAAAGAGGAGAGGAATGGAGGAACTGTGTATGTAAGATGGGGACATGACCAGTGTCCATCAACTGCACAATTGGTGTATAGTGGAAATGCTGGTGGAGCTCACACACGTCATGGTGGTGCTAGTAATCCACAATGTCTACCACTGGACCCCAAATCTCTCACTCAAATTAGTGGTACAGCATCTAGAGCATATATGTATGGAGCTGAATACAACACAAAACCACACAGCGACAGTTACCTCGATGGAGTTGAAGACACAGATGTACCATGTGCTGTTTGTTATGTCACTCAACATTCTACAGTCTACATGGTGCCTGCCAAGTACACTTGTCCTAGTGGATGGACCAGAGAATACTATGGATACCTAATGTCTGAACGTTACAGTCATCATCCATCGCAGTTCACTTGTATTGATGTGGCATTTAAGTCAATAGTTGGATCATCAGCAAATCATGATGGCATGAGGTTTTACTTTGTGGAGGGAAGATGTGGATCACTTCCTTGTCCTCCATATGATAACACCAGAGAATTATCATGTGCAGTTTGTACCAAGTGA
- the LOC136263634 gene encoding short-chain collagen C4-like isoform X3, translating to MAVTNKDVVLVVSLVLSLVSLVLLFGVTWYFQSSLDLLQQQVEYDRELLLKLQEQVNPQIGFNYDNTINTHHDVKRQSGNDCQCKDGTPGPIGPPGKKGDQGTPGVSGPKGDTGPRGDPGDRGPRGLIGDTGLRGPIGQPGEPGMKGAKGDQGDKGDPGPRGTTQLTSQGMKGEKGNDGLPGPMGPKGVQGPSGYPGEEGKPGPKGLKGEMGYQGMKGDKGEKGSSGLKGLTGPKGATGQNGVKGDKEERNGGTVYVRWGHDQCPSTAQLVYSGNAGGAHTRHGGASNPQCLPLDPKSLTQISGTASRAYMYGAEYNTKPHSDSYLDGVEDTDVPCAVCYVTQHSTVYMVPAKYTCPSGWTREYYGYLMSERYSHHPSQFTCIDVAFKSIVGSSANHDGMRFYFVEGRCGSLPCPPYDNTRELSCAVCTK from the exons aTGGCTGTTACCAACAAGGATGTTGTGTTGGTAGTTAGTTTAGTACTATCATTAGTTAGTCTAGTTCTACTGTTTGGTGTGACTTGGTACTTCCAGTCATCACTGGATCTACTACAACAACAAGTAGAGTATGACAGGGAACTGTTGTTGAAGTTACAGGAACAAGTCAAT CCACAGATAGGATTCAACTATGATAACACCATTAATACTCATCATGATGTGAAGAGACAGTCAGGAAATGATTGTCAGTGTAAAGATGGTACACCAGGTCCCATTGGTCCTCCTGGTAAAAAAGGAGATCAGGGAACACCTGGAGTATCAGGACCAAAAGGAGATACTGGACCAAGAGGAGACCCTGGTGATAGGGGACCAAGAGGATTAATAG gagacactGGATTACGTGGACCAATAGGACAACCTGGTGAACCTGGAATGAAAGGAGCCAAGGGTGATCAAG GAGACAAGGGAGATCCTGGACCAAGAGGAACAACACAACTGACATCTCAAGGAATGAAAGGAGAAAAGGGTAATGATGGCTTACCAGGACCAATGGGTCCTAAAGGAGTACAAG GACCAAGTGGGTATCCTGGTGAGGAAGGAAAACCTGGACCAAAAGGACTGAAAGGAGAAATGGGATATCAAGGAATGAAAGGAGATAAAGGAGAGAAGGGTAGTAGTGGATTAAAAGGACTAACTGGGCCTAAAGGAGCTACAGGACAGAATGGTGTGAAAGGCGACAAAGAGGAGAGGAATGGAGGAACTGTGTATGTAAGATGGGGACATGACCAGTGTCCATCAACTGCACAATTGGTGTATAGTGGAAATGCTGGTGGAGCTCACACACGTCATGGTGGTGCTAGTAATCCACAATGTCTACCACTGGACCCCAAATCTCTCACTCAAATTAGTGGTACAGCATCTAGAGCATATATGTATGGAGCTGAATACAACACAAAACCACACAGCGACAGTTACCTCGATGGAGTTGAAGACACAGATGTACCATGTGCTGTTTGTTATGTCACTCAACATTCTACAGTCTACATGGTGCCTGCCAAGTACACTTGTCCTAGTGGATGGACCAGAGAATACTATGGATACCTAATGTCTGAACGTTACAGTCATCATCCATCGCAGTTCACTTGTATTGATGTGGCATTTAAGTCAATAGTTGGATCATCAGCAAATCATGATGGCATGAGGTTTTACTTTGTGGAGGGAAGATGTGGATCACTTCCTTGTCCTCCATATGATAACACCAGAGAATTATCATGTGCAGTTTGTACCAAGTGA
- the LOC136264949 gene encoding uncharacterized protein: MKGEKGSSGLPLPTGLTGPKGAIGQKGMKGDKEERNGGTVYVRWRHDQCPSTAQFVYTGRAGGSRYNYCGGVGPQCVPLHPNYLAQIIGTQSRAYIYGAEYCSHTNKYSTVFMEDIIDMI, encoded by the coding sequence ATGAAAGGAGAGAAGGGTAGTAGTGGATTACCATTACCAACAGGACTAACTGGTCCAAAAGGAGCTATAGGACAGAAAGGCATGAAAGGTGACAAAGAAGAGAGGAATGGAGGAACTGTGTATGTAAGATGGAGACATGACCAGTGTCCATCAACTGCACAATTCGTCTATACTGGAAGAGCAGGTGGATCACGTTATAATTATTGTGGTGGTGTAGGTCCTCAATGTGTACCATTACATCCTAACTATCTTGCCCAAATTATTGGAACACAATCTAGGGCTTACATATATGGAGCTGAATACTGTTCACATACTAACAAGTATAGTACAGTCTTCATGGAAGACATCATAGACATGATATAA
- the LOC136263639 gene encoding short-chain collagen C4-like isoform X1 → MKGAKGDQGDKGDPGPRGSPQLTSQRMKGEKVNNGEPGPRGLKGEMGHQGMKGDKGEKGSSGLPGPTGLTGPKGATGQKGDREESNGGTVYVRWGHDECPSTAQLVYSGRAGGPNWNHGGASNPQCLPLDPNYLSPISGQERRAIMYGAEYYTLTNSYSHFHGRQHYEVPCAVCYVTQRSTVYMVPAKYTCPSGWTREYYGYLMCEEHVHHPTQFTCIDIAFKSVGSSADQDGMEFFFVEGRCGTLPCPPYDNTRELSCAVCTK, encoded by the exons ATGAAAGGAGCCAAGGGTGATCAAG GAGACAAGGGAGATCCTGGACCAAGAGGATCACCACAACTGACATCTCAAAGAATGAAAGGAGAAAAAGTAAACAATGGTGAACCTGGACCAAGAGGACTGAAAGGAGAAATGGGACATCAAGGAATGAAAGGAGATAAAGGAGAGAAGGGTAGTAGTGGATTACCAGGACCAACAGGACTAACTGGTCCTAAAGGAGCTACAGGACAGAAAGGTGACAGAGAAGAAAGCAATGGAGGAACTGTGTATGTAAGATGGGGACATGATGAGTGTCCGTCGACTGCACAATTAGTTTATAGTGGGAGAGCTGGTGGACCTAATTGGAATCATGGTGGTGCTAGTAATCCACAATGTCTACCACTTGACCCGAACTATCTCTCTCCAATTAGTGGACAAGAACGGAGGGCTATAATGTATGGAGCAGAGTATTATACACTTACTAATAGTTACAGTCATTTTCATGGAAGACAGCACTATGAAGTACCATGTGCAGTTTGCTATGTCACACAACGTTCTACAGTCTACATGGTCCCTGCCAAGTACACATGCCCTAGTGGATGGACCAGAGAATACTATGGGTATTTGATGTGTGAAGAGCATGTTCATCATCCCACTCAATTCACCTGCATTGATATTGCCTTTAAGTCTGTTGGTTCATCAGCTGATCAGGATGGTATGGAATTCTTTTTTGTGGAGGGAAGATGTGGAACACTTCCTTGTCCTCCATATGATAACACCAGAGAATTGTCATGTGCAGTTTGTACCAAGTAA